A genome region from Bacteroidota bacterium includes the following:
- a CDS encoding IgGFc-binding protein: MKRILILVLAIVLGSSVRSWSQGLNADGKDFYLGLLYPSFNAQSINFFGRNVQGFFGVYALISSYEDNVITLGYFDDNGNEINQQTYNVAKHRSVQVPLDIAHMRMTEPGEIAEYKSCHIMAKKPVNVQFFSTGSCSGGSYLALSTGMLGKTYVVESYHDNEGGVGGALSNEDASGYFMVIAAFDSTTVVITPSSTTKKKHAGVNCGSGATGVPQPFTINLHRGQCYMVKGAADGSGCDISNSTVIADKPVAVIAGHENAFTDGSDPQPGGARTLEARDYMVEQMIPVEYWDSVGYVSIPFVDSQAPFNAGEGDEYQVFTGVIKELGGSGPAGSDIKMNDGGRFYKGIAEYQVPPPQLLNWTSPVDFSSTNGTKIGVAMYDQRMQGGGAPYPAPSQTTIIPKSRWKKSFLWNVPNNTFEIMQGYYINLICNRSDYDNNKILIGVNGGKLAPLPNGLAVKRKYATIPDYPDLVGYSIALSPGAYYATADTGNTHPFMIYNYGFRAIDPDRDLGDFCGDDHFFAYSLPVGFDLPGKQIPMGATVDTGCATWHVCVHTSHGIRQVSLLRDTIGTFTTSGGISYNTEFDPTIDVNGTGELNLSGNDTTYCFDVQAIQPLDSARAVVYVLNSEGNWYSLDLRSTGTRLTLDIPQSWQGPTGGIVFPQVLVPHDTCVTVRLYNNASKGSAGETVSDVRLATTSSAIRLTNVSPAPPLVLSPGDSLTATICFTALDTMPAYNELRITTSCPLSKIPITAQGSMPRIAATDLRNLVSKIGDRKCTTVVVRNVGNVAITLRSAVSTQGSRFHLDTAGLPRLPYYLRPHDSVAFGVCFRPDSIGTFNDTIEWLTDVAPPLTDSIKRFSYLQGKGVRPVLTWSGDEIFIFADSLTNSPVGIRRAILSNQSTTAAVVTRVGFIGGDQSEFAIVGNQLGYSPLWNFGMGPNSSIWVDLGWSPDVTKPYPDRYAQRLTRAYASYWLNDTETIADTAFMKVFGTFDVRYADVIPTPPAKPGRLSVQASAGSLFVRVPQELAGSNDIELCDLLGHVVARWPGVMLAQDEMAKFVLPNLATGVYIVRSTHNDLIRSEKLLISR; the protein is encoded by the coding sequence ATGAAACGCATACTCATTCTTGTTCTTGCGATCGTACTTGGTTCTTCGGTGAGATCGTGGTCTCAGGGTCTCAATGCAGACGGCAAAGATTTCTATCTCGGCTTGCTCTATCCCTCGTTCAATGCACAGTCGATAAACTTCTTCGGACGAAACGTCCAGGGATTCTTCGGCGTGTACGCACTGATCTCGAGCTATGAGGACAACGTCATCACCCTCGGCTATTTCGACGACAACGGTAACGAGATCAACCAGCAGACCTACAATGTGGCGAAACACCGCTCAGTGCAGGTCCCGCTCGACATTGCGCACATGCGCATGACCGAGCCGGGCGAGATCGCCGAATACAAGTCCTGCCACATCATGGCGAAGAAGCCGGTCAACGTACAGTTTTTCAGCACTGGCTCGTGCTCCGGCGGAAGTTATCTTGCGCTATCGACAGGGATGCTCGGGAAAACGTACGTCGTCGAGAGCTATCATGATAACGAAGGCGGTGTCGGCGGTGCTCTCTCGAACGAAGATGCCTCCGGCTACTTCATGGTCATCGCAGCGTTTGATAGTACCACTGTTGTAATCACCCCGAGTTCGACCACGAAAAAGAAGCATGCCGGTGTGAACTGCGGAAGCGGTGCGACGGGTGTTCCTCAGCCGTTCACAATAAATCTCCATCGTGGGCAGTGTTACATGGTCAAGGGCGCAGCCGACGGTTCGGGATGCGACATCTCGAACTCGACCGTTATTGCCGATAAGCCGGTAGCAGTCATCGCCGGGCATGAGAATGCATTTACCGACGGTTCCGACCCGCAACCGGGCGGTGCGCGCACGCTCGAAGCGCGTGACTATATGGTCGAGCAGATGATCCCGGTTGAATACTGGGATTCGGTGGGCTACGTATCGATTCCTTTTGTCGATTCACAGGCTCCGTTCAATGCCGGTGAAGGTGACGAGTATCAGGTTTTTACCGGTGTAATCAAAGAGTTGGGTGGTAGCGGGCCTGCAGGTTCAGATATTAAGATGAATGATGGAGGCCGTTTCTACAAAGGCATCGCGGAATATCAGGTGCCCCCACCGCAGTTGCTCAACTGGACGTCGCCGGTCGATTTTAGTTCGACCAACGGTACGAAGATAGGCGTAGCAATGTACGATCAACGTATGCAAGGCGGCGGTGCGCCGTATCCGGCTCCGAGCCAGACGACGATCATTCCGAAATCGAGATGGAAGAAGTCGTTTTTATGGAACGTCCCGAACAACACGTTCGAAATTATGCAAGGCTACTATATCAATCTGATTTGTAATCGTAGCGATTACGATAACAATAAGATACTTATCGGGGTCAACGGGGGCAAGCTGGCGCCACTTCCGAATGGATTGGCTGTCAAAAGGAAATATGCCACTATCCCGGATTATCCAGATCTTGTCGGCTATAGTATTGCGCTCAGTCCGGGCGCATATTATGCTACTGCCGATACGGGTAACACACACCCGTTCATGATCTATAACTATGGCTTCCGCGCGATCGACCCCGACCGCGACCTCGGTGACTTCTGCGGTGACGACCATTTCTTCGCGTACTCGTTGCCCGTAGGCTTCGATCTGCCGGGCAAACAGATTCCGATGGGCGCGACGGTCGACACCGGTTGTGCTACTTGGCACGTATGCGTCCATACGTCGCACGGCATTCGGCAGGTGTCGTTGCTGCGTGACACAATCGGTACGTTCACTACGAGCGGTGGGATATCGTATAATACGGAGTTTGATCCGACAATCGACGTGAACGGGACAGGCGAACTGAACCTCAGCGGCAACGATACGACGTACTGCTTCGATGTTCAGGCAATCCAACCGCTCGATAGCGCGAGGGCGGTCGTCTACGTACTTAACTCAGAGGGCAACTGGTACTCGCTCGACCTTCGATCCACGGGGACACGCTTGACGCTCGACATCCCACAAAGCTGGCAGGGGCCGACCGGCGGAATCGTGTTCCCGCAGGTGCTTGTCCCACACGACACATGCGTGACTGTTCGTCTGTATAATAATGCATCCAAAGGCTCGGCGGGCGAGACGGTCAGTGATGTTCGATTGGCGACGACCTCATCCGCTATCAGACTGACGAACGTCAGTCCCGCACCTCCGCTCGTACTGAGTCCCGGCGATTCACTCACTGCGACGATCTGCTTCACGGCGCTCGATACGATGCCGGCGTACAACGAACTCCGCATCACCACATCGTGCCCGCTCTCGAAGATCCCGATCACTGCGCAGGGGAGTATGCCTCGGATCGCTGCGACCGATCTCCGAAATCTTGTCAGCAAGATCGGAGACCGTAAATGCACGACGGTCGTGGTTCGAAACGTCGGTAATGTTGCGATCACACTTCGCTCCGCCGTCTCGACGCAGGGAAGCCGCTTCCATTTGGATACTGCCGGACTCCCGCGCCTGCCGTACTATCTGCGTCCGCACGACAGTGTAGCGTTCGGTGTCTGCTTCCGTCCCGATAGCATCGGCACATTCAACGACACAATCGAGTGGCTTACTGACGTCGCACCGCCGCTGACCGATTCCATCAAACGTTTCTCCTACTTGCAAGGCAAAGGCGTGCGGCCGGTGCTCACATGGTCGGGGGATGAGATTTTCATTTTTGCCGATTCGCTCACGAATTCACCTGTTGGCATCCGTCGTGCGATATTGTCGAACCAATCGACCACCGCCGCGGTCGTGACGAGAGTCGGGTTCATCGGCGGCGACCAGAGCGAGTTTGCGATCGTCGGCAATCAGCTTGGCTATTCGCCGCTCTGGAATTTCGGCATGGGGCCGAACTCCAGCATTTGGGTCGATCTTGGTTGGAGTCCTGACGTGACTAAGCCGTACCCCGATCGGTACGCTCAACGCCTGACCCGAGCATACGCATCGTATTGGCTCAACGACACCGAGACTATCGCCGATACTGCGTTCATGAAGGTCTTCGGGACGTTCGACGTACGTTATGCCGATGTCATTCCCACGCCTCCGGCGAAACCCGGGCGGCTGTCGGTACAGGCTTCTGCCGGTTCGCTCTTTGTCCGCGTACCGCAGGAGCTTGCAGGTTCGAACGATATCGAGCTGTGCGATCTGCTCGGTCACGTTGTCGCACGCTGGCCTGGGGTGATGTTGGCGCAGGACGAAATGGCAAAATTTGTGTTACCCAACCTTGCGACAGGTGTGTATATTGTCCGCAGTACACACAACGATCTGATCAGGAGCGAAAAGCTTCTGATCAGTCGATAG